gtgaacgtaaaaattactatattatatatataagtatataatttagtcattcttcttatttgttatacatatattacaccaatatattattcttatttgtaaatacatattatctttagtatattaaaattaaaacaattgaatataatatttctatgctagtttacttttaataagctttttttttcattatgttctattatattaacatttcttgtaaatatatttatttttaaataaaaaaattaattaaatttatatatttaaacatttcATTTAGAAATAGTaggtattattttaatttaactcaagataatatttttaaatactagataatgaataaaatatatatctctaTTTCACTTAACAATAAGTGTCTTAATAGATTAGATAACATGATATAACTTGTAattgttaaatataatatatgcaataaaaaaagttcataTGAGCATGTATTAACTAATGGGcgtgttatatataatttaataaaaagccTTATACagaatattactttttttacttacTACTACCATTAtagatattattattattattttataataattaatgagTTAGAAGATGTTTACaacaaattaatttataatataatgattataaaattaaaagtataagATAAAATACTTAGAATGatgatttattattttaatatgtagagaaatataatatatatatatattctatatattctCTTCTACATATAAATCCACTATATCGATGCaacaatatataacatattttttttattagctaattcttaaaaatttaataaaaaaaaaatttaattagtgcattacattaattatatattttgaaagtatatgaatgaattaatattattttgttttaatgtACCTTAGTTACTTTTCCGATTAATATTAAGATAAAACtgtgttttatatttttaaagatatatttcattgttcttgtaaaaagaaatacgtttatatatattttattaagtatTTACGAAGCAATTATAaagttaaattttaaaaatacatattccatattatcattagaaatacattttttactaataattttttacccATTGAATACATTAGACtattatataactatataatgtatcataaaatttttttactcttatttattaaaattgatGCATTTATCCTTTTGTCTTGGATATTCCTTTTTAAccataatgttatataatacttttatataagaatatttattcatattttacgtattttgtttttattaataatgtttCTTTgcatgaattatatatttcttacataataaatgtttacgttattatttttttttctttagaaCTTGTTTAACAAATCTTTGGGTAAGGATAGCAATTCTTGGGAAAAATTGGATAAAGCAAGTTGTAGATTATtggcaaaatataataatgataaggATTCAAATGTTTTAGTTTTAAAAGATTTACCATATAATGGAgaacatgaaaaaatgattataactaataatgaaagaagaaataaaggaaaaaataaacaatcaatcaaaagtttattaaataaggcACAATACTATACAGAAGTtatagattataataatggaatgTTCGACGgaaaacattttcattttgaaaaaaaatggattaaaaaaagagattacgataattttcttaaaaggAACAGGAGAATTTGTAATATAtctttaagaaaaataagatttAGAAAGTATGGTACTGGAGTTGCTatgtttgttattttttcattgtttGCAGCAgcattttatgtattaccAAGATTAAACTCTTTGATTACTGCATGGGAATCCATTACAGAGGGTGGAATATTGGAAGCTTTGAATAGTACTATAAGTGAGTTGGGAAAGGCAGGAATGacttctatttatttatcattatatagTGTACTTATGCTTATATTGATTATTATGCTTGTAATAGGAATATGTAGAGTCTTaggaaataatgaaaaatataataaaattaaattgatATCTGAACAAAATGCATATTAATAgacttatatatttctgtGACTAATTCATTAATATGAGTAATGTCTGCAATATATTTAGTGATACTCTTAATATGAatacttataatttttaaaatattgtaaaatcgCATGAACAGAATTAGTCTTTTTGGCACACAA
This genomic interval from Plasmodium brasilianum strain Bolivian I chromosome Unknown PB_00_04, whole genome shotgun sequence contains the following:
- a CDS encoding fam-m protein, with translation MYHKIFLLLFIKIDAFILLSWIFLFNHNNLFNKSLGKDSNSWEKLDKASCRLLAKYNNDKDSNVLVLKDLPYNGEHEKMIITNNERRNKGKNKQSIKSLLNKAQYYTEVIDYNNGMFDGKHFHFEKKWIKKRDYDNFLKRNRRICNISLRKIRFRKYGTGVAMFVIFSLFAAAFYVLPRLNSLITAWESITEGGILEALNSTISELGKAGMTSIYLSLYSVLMLILIIMLVIGICRVLGNNEKYNKIKLISEQNAY